Genomic DNA from Schistocerca gregaria isolate iqSchGreg1 chromosome 4, iqSchGreg1.2, whole genome shotgun sequence:
GGAGGACTAGCTACCTGAGCCTTCTTGCTAGACTGGGTGTTGGTACTTACCAGTGGCTCACCCATTCTGctgggaggaggaagagaaaatttaagatattaacagaatcttccattggttcttggtagaacaacattataataaatgaaaagcaccagtttgattttgttctacaatacatattgtagaacaaaagaaaatttaagccttatacaactgaagtGTGGAAGGTTCCCGAGGCTGCCAACTAATGAGTGTTCCACttgaacagccatgcatctcatcagcacacAACACACCTTAAGACTGAGGATTTTTTTTAGATGTTTTTACAAACCTCACAATCCAAGCCAAAAGGACCGGTCCCTGTGGCACACAACCACCACTGTGCCATTaacagtggtcactgaagcattTTCAGAGTTCATGGTGACAGGAGACTGGTGGTGCCCCTTGAGGGACACTTACCTTGTGCCTGTGCTGGCAATGTGTTAAATAACTGTACATGCATGATTGTGTAATTGTTTTTAGTTTCACTACTGCAAATGTATTTGTAATGAAAGATCCTGCAAttgaatagaaataaaaatttatccTTTATTTCACTGTCTAAGTTGCATATTTAATTTTATGGTGACTAGCTTCTATCAACACTTGGTGATCTTCAGCTGTATGTAGTTGTGTATGCAACCCATTATGTCCATGTGGAACTGGATGCAAAAATGCAGTGTAGTTGGGAAGTatgtgtcacagtgtaatttgtagttcagtatGGATACCACAGGCTGATTATGCAActacacagatctgaagatgatcaaatATTGATACAGACAAGTCATGAGAGAAATAAATGTGTCACTGAGGTGGTcaactaaatttttttaaaaaatgtcttaAGTTTTCTTAACTTTGGAAAAATGGGCTGTAAATTTGCTGTTTTGGCAAGTGTCACTTTAATGAACAAATTGTTGCAGCTTAGGGTTGTGTTGGTTTTCCAACATGCTAATATTCTCTttgcttttttattttacttttcattgGTATTAATAACATACATTGTCCTCActgctgtgtaaattttgcaatatTTCCTCAAGATAACTGCTCAACATCATAAGGTGGATGCTGCTAGCAAGCTGCAACTGTGACAGTCGTTACCTTCCAGCAATGCCCATCTGACAATGTTTGGAAGTGTTCTCCAAGAGAAATTTTGGCATTTATGCAACATAGACTGATGACATTCCTCCTGGACCATATATTCAACAGCTTAACCAGTGAAATTAGAAGGGGTCAGCTGAATGTACCAATACCAGATGTTGGTTTTGGCCCATGACATCTTGTACATGCAAACAGaacactgaaatttattttaatcaaATGAATAACAACTTTAACTACGAATGGGCACTGAAATACGTCAatgatgaaagttgaaaatttgtgccagcctGGGGCACTAAACTGGATTTTTCTGTTTCTCTCGAGTAGTTGCCTTGGCCATCCAGAGACAGTTCCTACCAACCAAAATTTGCAACTAATCCACACACTATTGACATAGTGCCCATGCCCATTACTCTCACTCCTTGCAGTGATCGCCGATTGCTGCAGGAGTTTAGGCTTGCTTGAGCATCTGCACAGAAGGTATCATTGGGTGTCTTGTCTTAGTTATGTATGTGTGCTGTCTGTTCTCtctgatatgtctgaaagaacacgggcatgtccaaaagaacaaacaccattgtTGATCCTGCAGACTTATATGACAGTTAATCAAAGGAATAATGACATTAGCTGCTAGTGAGCACTGACATAAATCAATGGGTGGGGATTTTGCTGTTTCTCTTGAATGGTCACTGCAGCATCAATGAGTTAAGAGTGAAGTTCAGcagttgttataacctttaatcacaataattgcgtggatattcacactctctcttagaaacattaactgatcacatgattacaactcgagcgcctctatcgccgtttgtgcgtactgtcgtggcggcactgttaaatgtcgtggcactatcacaacacttttcaccccttgaaaaaaaaaaacactcacttccttggagatatggacagcgcggagacatccatggcctcttgtgaggccccgaggagatcccgtgcagagacacgagagtatggtcgaaaatgtccaggacggaagctcgtgcgtggaacgtgcctcctggatgagatgatgggtgaaaactccggagcagcatccataggtgtcatggacctgggagtgtgctccagtgagaggggtcccggagaaggcggcgtcccgactggggccggttccagcATACTCTGAagtggcagcgacggcggctgcatcaacacggacggtagatcggcagcagcaacaggactggcgtctcgggctggtggaggcgaaggatggggcagtGGCAccagcgtggccaccactcgtgggcgcatctggtcgtaatggcgaacaaccgtgccgtcgcccgtacggatttcacaaagccggcggccgcgaagagccttgaccacccctgcaatccatttagggcgagatccataccctcgtgcccacacgtcggcgcccaccgagtattttcccgcactaggggacacagtacaaggcctgacagggtgaagcaggtgcagtagagtgcgcggttggcggccatgcaagagttcagcagggctgcgatcacccagagaactcagaaattgcagcagggcgtcatctgtggaaaaatcactaaggaattttttcatctggcatttgaaagtgtggacaaggcgctcgacctccccattcgattgcggatggaagggaggtgcagtaacatgatgaatcccttgtccagtacaaaaatcacggaaagccctcgaagagaactgagggccattgtccgtgacgatcgtggatggaagaacttctagcgcaaagattttggacaaagccagagTCGTCGCCgtagtggtgggtgacggacatctaacaacaaacggaaacttcgagaaggcgtcaatcaacagtagccaataagtaccgaggaaggggccagcaaagtcggcgtgcacccgttcccatggctgagctggatcaggccacggagagggcattgtacgaggtgccgccagttgttgagcacactggccacacgcagcaaccatatgggcgatgtccaaatcaataccgggccaataaacgtgcctgcgggccagggacttagtacgagaaataccccaatggccttcgtgcaacagtttgaaaacatctttgcgaagagaggctggcaccacgacccgtggagatgcgccatccgtggccagaagaacaacaccatcatgaacaggcagacgaaggcgcaaggcatggtagttgcgaaggggatccgatgcccggcccttggtcgtGTCCGGCCAACCtcgaacaaaaccgatcacccgacgcaggaccgggtcccgcacagtagccgacgcgacctgcgaacctgtaagtggaaagccctcgaccgcacgacattcttcctcatcaatgtggaaacagaggagctcatcacgatcgaaaacagggtcggggcccatcggcaatcgcgacaatgcatcagcgttggcgtgctgggccgtggggcgatattgaatctcataatgaaaacgagacaagtataaggcccaacgttgcaggcggtgagctgccttatccggaagtgacgccgatgggctgaacagagagaccagtggtttgtggtcggtgatgaggtgaaacttagaaccatacaaaaaaacgcttaacttttttagagcataaattatagcgagcgcctccttttcgatttgagagtaacgccgttgcgcctagttgagggtcttggaagcataggcgatgggtcgttccgacccatcctcataccgatgggcgagaacagcccctaggccatactgtgacgcgtcagtcgccagaaccaagtgctgacccggacggaatgtggcaagacaaggcgccgactgcaaatgagccttcaggcggacaaaagcctgctcacacccgtcggaccaacagaaggggacgtttttgcgtaacagctgatgtagaggataagctaccgccgctgcagatggaatgaatttgtgataataagcaatcttgcctagaaacaccTGAAGTTccttgaccgtagacggccggggtagagcgttaatggccgcaacgtgctgactgagagggcgtataccctcacaggacaagtggaaaccaagatactcaatggagggttggaagaactgtgacttgtccagattgcacctcaacccagccgaatgcaaaacccaaaacagtgaacgtaaattacgaaggtgctcctaagtggaggctcccgtgagaacaatgtcatccagatagtttatgcagccgggaacggaagccgtgagctgttccaaaaaccgctgaaaaatggccggtgcgctagcgacgtcaaatggtaatcgctggtactgatacaacccacaaggagtgttgataacgagaaattccttggaagtagcgtccaacggcaactgatggtacgcctccgataagtcaagtttggaaaagaactggcctccagcgagcttggtaaacaactcctcaggacggggaagaggataagtgtcaatgaggctctgagcgttgacggtggctttaaagtcaccacacaatcgcagactcctgtttggtttagaaaccaccacgatcggcgatgcccattcgctggaggtaaccggaaggagaatccctgaagctgttaacctgtgtaGCTtcgccttgacaggtgcacgcaacgccaccggaatagggcgtgcccggaaaaacttagggcgagccgtaggtttaagagtaatgtgggcttcaaaatccttggcaccacccagaccagcagagaacacggacgaaaattcagaacacaatccatccagctgttgatacggaatatcctcagatatgaggtgcatatcatcatcaatggagaacccgaacaactggaaagcatcataaccgaacaggttttcagtgctcgcatgatccaccacataaaacgtgaggggccgaacaacagacttgtaggcagtggaagcatcaaactggctcatgataggaattttctgtttattataagtcctcagatttcgcgtaactggagacaaaggaggggagaccaacgccaaatacgtgcgagaattaatgagagttactgcagagccagtgtccacttgcatgcggatgtctttattcagaacacgaacagtaacaaacaacttatttgtttgagaaagcacacagtgaacatccatgtccgacgcctcgtcctcgtcgacaggaactttatgggactgacacacagaagcaatgtggccttttttcctacatgaattacacgtggcccaacgttttggacacgctgccctgtcgtgctgtacgaaacaacgggggcaagaaggatgtgcggaacgaaccggcttctgtggttgctggtttcgctgcgagcgttgtggCCCAAAgcgacgttgttgacgcgagtgaaccgccgccacatcgtcgttctcctgtgaaacaggcaaattgcccgtgtcgagggttgactgtacagcgcctacatcacaccacgcgtcgatttgcgcgccagcagcgtgagacacttcaaaggattgagcgatgcttataacttccgacaacgacgggtttggcagttggagggcacgttgccgaacttctttatcaggagcaagccgtagaatagcatccctaaccattgagtcagcataagactcgtgatgtgtgtccgtgacaaactgacatttcctactcagaccgtgtagttccgccgcccaagcccagtaagattgatggggctgtttacgacaccagtagaacgccacgcgggcggcaacgacgtgggtgttttttcgataataggcagacaataagtcacacatttcttggaaggacagggaggcaggttcccgcagaggggctaactgagatagcagctgatagactcgaggggaaatccaagatagaaataacgacttacacataggagcgtcgacaacgccgaaagccaagaagtgttgccgcaaacgcttctcataatcctcccagtcttcagcggcctcatcgtaaggagggaatggaagcggagaagaggaagacagacgatgagtaagggacatcgacaacgcctgaatcgctgccgtcagctgtgtttgttgagcctgaatagtagccgtcagctgtgtttgttgttcaataagcgcttgcataagctgttccatgtctgccccgtcacggacacgcaaatccacaacgcagtgaaaatatccaatcctcgtcgccaaaaagttttataacctttaatcacaataattgcgtggatattcacactctctcttagaaacattagctgatcacatgattacaactcagtctcttgtATTCGACTGCCGtaccgtgacatgcggccggcgccgttcgtagctaggtggcgctcccgcgctcatccgatttgcggagcgcctctatcgccgtttgtgcatactgtcgtgacggcactgttaaatgtcgtggcactatcacaacagcagTGATGGTAGCTGATCTTCTGGACACGTCTGACTCCACATGTAACAAGGGCaagacggccaatgatctcttccaTGCAAATGCATGAAGACACCCAAACTCCTAAGGGAATCAGCAAACCCTAGCAGTAGTTAGGGTAATGTGCACAggcactacgtcagtagtgtgtggatgAGTTGGAAATTAATGTCATCCAGGGACTGTCTGCAGGTTGCTGAGGTGGTTAAAGAAACATTTGAGAGAAACAGAAAAATCTGTGTTTGAGTCCTGGTGAGgcctaaattttcaactttccccactgatttgtttcaatgcccactagcagctaatgaCGTTATTCCTTTGAATAACTGTCTTGTAAGGCTGCAGGATCAACAATGGTATATGTTCTTCTgcacatgttcaaaagaacagacactacataaaTAATATTAGTTTTGTTTCTACGAGGGTAGTTTGGAAAACTTACAGAATAACCAGCAGATGTCACTGATAGCACACGAGGTTTCTGTGTAATAACAGGTCTTTTGAAATGGTAAAGAGCAGCAgtcagttgttgtttttgttctagCTTTATTAGAGCAGATCCAGATTTTGACTAGAAACTAGCCATTATCAGCGCAATATTTTGGAGTTATATTACTCGTACTGTACTGGTAATGGCTAGTTACTAGATGAAATCTGGATCTGCTCTAATAAAGCTAAAACAGAAATGATGACTGAATGCTGCTCTTTAACATTTTGAAAGTTGTATCAGTCATGGAGCGCATTCTACTTTCTTAATGGAGGTAATCTGATAATGATACATAATCCTTCACAAATAAACAAGTGATGCATCTGTGCTCTGAGCAGATACCTGTGGTGTGGTCATTTCTCTGTTGATGTTCCTGGGTAGTGTTTTTTGTGTGTGGATGCaggaggaagggggtgggggggaggggcggagatagcaagatttgagcagtgattacagtgattaagtacttcgtaaagaaatgtATTAAAGCAAAGGAAATTCATGCCAATTTTCAGAACACATTGAGGGTAGGAGCAACTGTTCCTTCATATTCaagtgttgccaagtggacaaatgagtcAGGACAGCCTATGTAGTGGTCAGGTACTACCCCAGAAATTACAGCAGAAGTGCATAAAATGGTCATGATGGATCACTGACTGAAGGTGTGAGGAATTGTTGAAGCTGTAGGGATTTCATCTGAACAGGCACTTCACATTTTAACATTGGAATTGGATACGAGAAAATTATTTGCTAGATGGGTGCTGTGACATCGCAGAATTAGAAACACATCACAATGGAAATGTCCAAATATTGTTTGACCTGTTTTTAGAGCAACAAACACAATATTTTGTACCAGTTTGTGACCAATACTATTCTCACAGATAAAACAACAGTCTACACAGTAGAAACATGTTGATTCATCACCATCAAAGGAAGCAAAGGCAACATGGATAGCTGGAAAGGTTTTGGCATCACTTTTCAGGAACGCGAAAGGGATTCAGCTGATAGATTATCTTCCCACTGGGACAATACAACACTAACCGTCCGGACCAATTACAGCAAAAGATACACGAAAAGAAGCCAAGTTTGGCacggaagaaagtcatttttcATGAAGACAATGCGTGTCCACACACAAGTGTCATTGCCATGGCAATGCCAACTTATTTGCCTGGTGTATCTTTGTAAGACTTGTTCgaaaactcaaaatttttcttgtGGATGGAGATTCTTGTCAAAAAAAGAATTGGTAGCTGAAGCTGTCTAGTATTTTGCAAGGCTGGAGCAATCTAACTTTTAAGATGGGATCAAGGCCTTGGAGCATCACTGGACCAAGTGCATTTGCGTACAGgaggattacattgaaaaataacaaAGTTTCACTGAGGTAAGTCATTTTTttcctactccattcagagaacttTGCAACCTACCCTCATATATAAAATTTTTGGAATGTAGCATGTGGTGGCAGACTAATCTGCACAACAGTGCAAGGTCTAGGATAGGTTGGGAGGAATTTGATTTTGAATTGGTGAATTCAACAAATGTCAGTATGAAATCTTATTTGTGGTGAAATATTGGTACTGATTTCTAGGGTACCCTTAAGTCTAGATTAGGTTGAAAGGTATAGTTTGGTTGTGAACAGGGGAAACTGACAAATGTGATTTTATGAGAATAATCGTAATTAATTTTATAGTGAGCACTTAAAATATATTGTCTACCACTTTGATAACATCATGAGTCAAAGCAAATGGACAGTATCAGAAAATTTGTTTCCTCCTGAAGATTTGCATTTCCTGTTAGAAGTTCGGTTTCTTCTTTATACACAAACTGCCTTATGTTTTAATGGCATGCAGTACATCTGTGTTCTCTTATAGCTGTGATTACGTTCATACACCTCGCTAGTAACTGTTACAGTGGCAAATATATCTACTCTTTAGATCTGTCTACTAGACTCTATAAACCAAAAGTGACTCAGAAAAATGATTTGCAATCACCAGTATAGAGctcttttagaaatttttgacaacagCACATATAACAAGTATATTTCTGAAAATCTTTGTAAGCTATGAATGTTGTGGATAACTTATTACATGACAAATCCACCTCAGTGATTTGCTCATCCCAaattttagtacatatcaacaggAATAAACGTACATTTCTCAGATGTTTTAGAAGTTATTACTGTCATGTACATAAACTATTTCACAGGAAATCGACATTTGTGTTAGTTACTGTAGCATACTTTataactaacatattgtgttataCCTAGCCTCCCTTTCAAGAAGCATATATATTACTTgcatttatcaaacaatggaaatgtagaccaacaccttcaacctattacctgatacataccctcgtatataaaagataccaaccatttcttccACCGACCCTCCACAggtcctgtccctttaccacacactgccctgctcatcactattgtacactaacatccctaatgcccatgactttactgctattgaacactacctttcccaaaccCCGACAgactccaaaccaacaacctccttcttaGTCGCCAtgcccaactatatcctcacccagaattacttctcctttgaaggcattacctacaaacttaTCCAGGATACGCCTACAGGTACCCACATGGCACCatactatgccaacctattcatgagccttctagaggaatccttcctcaaaacccagaatcctaaacccctcatctggttcagattcattgatgatatctttgctatctggatcgaaggtgaggacaccctatcgacATTCCTCCAGAAGTTCAACAACTTCTCTCCcaattgcttcacctggtcctgatCATTCTCAACCCAACAAgtaaccttcctagatgttgagctCCACcttaaagatggctacatcagtatctccgtccatatcaaacctacaaaccaccagcacacctccacttcgacagctgccaaccattccataagaagaagtcccttctgtacagcctagccaatCATGgttatcgcatctgcagtgatgagcagcctctctcaaaatataccgaggttctcactgaagccttcactatcCATAATTATCCCACAACCTTGCACAAAAACAAatatcccgtgccttatctttcaagTCTTCCCCCAACTCCCAAAGCCCCACCGTCTGGCTGCAGAAAAGCACTCCCCTCGTACTATATTGCTAATGACaggagcagctgaattacattctccgccagggtttctaTTACCTTTTATCATGCCATGAAATGGGAAATCTCCTGCCCACTATCTttcccacccttcccacagtggtattctgccatccaatgAAGCtagacaatatactcatccattcttacacaacccctgctcccaatccctcacCTCATAGCTCacatccctgtaacagacctagatgcaagacctgtcccatacaccatcccactaccacctactccagtctggtcactaacatcacctatcccatcaaagggagggctacctgtgaaagcagtcatgttgtctacaagttaagctgcagccactgtgctgcattctatgtaggcatgacaaccaacaagctgtccatttgcatgaatggctaccaacaaactgtggtgaagaaacaagtggaccaccttgttgctaaacatgctgccaaacaagactaccttcatttcaatgactggttcacagcttgtgccacatggatccttcccacaaacaccagcttttctgaactgtgcaggtggaaactttccctgcaatacatcctatgttaccgtagccctcctggcctcaaccttcgttagtcactgtcctcacccatccagccccttccctgttcccattccagcactacatagctgacattccaccaccacacccagtaccgagcgaggtggcgcagtggttagacactggactcacattcgggagggcgacagttcaatcccacgcctagccatcctgatttaggttttccctgatttccctaaatcgctccaggcaaatgccgggatggttcctttcaaagggcacggccgacttccttccccatccttctctaacctgatgagactgatgacctcgctgtctggtctccttccccaaaacaaccaaccaaccaaccaccacacccagtctttttatttctctccttttctgctacttcccctTCCTATCTCTCCCCTGCCCTCagcctaacctgcagcactttgctATCTGCCACCTCCACCATACTATGCCTCGCCCTCCAcctccctgctccagcctcctccttactcccacccactTGCCGCTCCCATAATGCACTGGTCTGctactcgcagtgtggtttcagttgccttagactgcagttatgtgtgtgtgtgtgtgtattgttgacgaaggctttaatggccgaaagctattatTGTGAGaggttttttgttgtgcctatctgcaactcagcatcttcgctatatcgtgagtagcaacttttccttctcataatattgttacttacATTTATTGTACGTtaatattacttttgaatttgttagtGACTATAGTCTCAAAATTTGAAAGCTTTGCATCACAGCagttaggtagatgcagtatttttgattcttgaaaagcatttgactcagtaccacacctatgctttttatcaaaagtacaatcatatggtgtATAAAGcgaaatttgtgagtggattgaAGACTTTTGATAGGAGGGACACAGCACGTTATCTCTGATGGAGAGTCATAGTTAGAAGTAGAAGGGAaatgtgtgttgggacccttgctgttcatgttatattttagccatcttgtggacaatattaacagtaacttcagaatttttgcagatgatgctgttatctgcaatgaaatactgtctgaaagaagatgcataaatattcagtcaaagcttgataagatttcaaagtgctgcaaagGTTAGCAACTTGCTTATGATGTTCAGAAATCTAAACTTGTGCACTTCGCAAAATGAAAAatgcagtatcctatgactataatattaaaGAGCCaaagttggaattggccaactcatacaaatacctggtgtaacattttgtagggatatgaaatggaattattatataggctcagttgtgggtaaagcaggtggcagacttcggtttattggtagaatactggggaactgcaatcagtctacaaaggggattgcttacaaatcaaatcatttgtgtgacccattctagaatactgctcaagtgtgtggaacctgtaccaaatatgactaacatgggatattgaatatatacagagaagggtGACATAAATAGTCACATATTTGTTTGACCTATGGGTGAGTGATACAGTGacaatgaagaaactgaaatagcagactcttgaagatagaagtaaactatcccaagaatgtttgttaaaaatgtttcaggaaccggctttaaatgatgaatctatgTATATCCTACAACCCCCTAAGTATTACTCCCACAGATATCATGAGGACacaattagaataattacagcacatgcAGGGGCGTTCAGACAACCATTCTTCCTCCACTCCATAtagaatggaactggaagaaaccttAACAACTGGTACAAAGAAGCGTACCCTCACTCATGCACTTTGCGGtattttgcagagtatggatgttgatgaagATATAGAAAAGTTacaaaactagtaatttttaccacaggttaaCTTTCTGCCTTAGTAGATATATCATTTTGCATACTAACACTTCAGTTCTTAAAGTGAATTTGTAATGTTTTTAGCACAACAGATTCAAAGACAATCAGCAggtttagtttaaagttatttgtttactgccATGTAAAACACTGCAGCAGCCACAATGCAGCccaactgtgaatgctgttctcaaacatgggATGAGTTAGTAGATGTTCATAtgcagctggaaattgccctgactactgtcaaatgactGGCAGCTGTTGTGAATTGTTGTGTTGGGAGAGCTCCCACAAGCCAAATTTATCTCAGGTACTATCCTCCCTGTGAATCCTTTCTCATGTGCAGGAAATAATGGGATCTGGCACTTAACTGTCAGTGGCATACCAGTGGTACTATAGGCATTCTGTTCAGGATAGACATGGACCAGGGAGGAATCAGGTTGTCCCTCTAACCAACAGATTCATGGTGCTGTGTTCCAGTGAAACTGAGCCAGTTGGACTAACTTCGCCTGTTGAAGAAACCTGCATTGTCCTGTGTCAAGAGGAAGAaaacacaaaagggtaggggtctattaatttCCAGCACCAAGGATATGGGAAGGAACACCAGGTGCCTCATTCATAATGctgaagaggctattctggcagACACTGAGGAAACAGTGTGCaatcaactgcagattgtggcatatGTTGGAACAAGCAATACTTGTcttctgggctctgaggtcatactAGAATTATTCCGGTG
This window encodes:
- the LOC126267384 gene encoding uncharacterized protein LOC126267384 encodes the protein MEQLMQALIEQQTQLTATIQAQQTQLTAAIQALSMSLTHRLSSSSPLPFPPYDEAAEDWEDYEKRLRQHFLAFGVVDAPMWVVKALRGRRLCEIRTGDGTVVRHYDQMRPRVVATLVPLPHPSPPPARDASPVAAADLPSVLMQPPSLPLQSMLEPAPVGTPPSPGPLSLEHTPRSMTPMDAAPEFSPIISSRRHVPRTSFRPGHFRPYSRVSARDLLGASQEAMDVSALSISPRK